The Acidobacteriota bacterium genome window below encodes:
- the ribB gene encoding 3,4-dihydroxy-2-butanone-4-phosphate synthase — MLIVVDDEDRENEGDLTIAAEKVTPEAINFMAKFGRGLICLSLTGERLDELQVPLMVNENNSRYGTAFCVSIEARGKVSTGISAADRSQTILTAIHPETRPGDLVKPGHVFPLRARRGGVLIRAGQTEAAVDLARIAGLRPAGVICEIMNDDGSMSRVGELHRFATEHGLKMITVADLIKYRLRTESFVKLVAEADLPTEFGTFRMLAFESEIEQETHVALVFGTIRSEEPVLVRVHSHCLTGDVFHSIRCDCRSQIERCMQAIAQAGSGVLLYLHQTGRGFQLKKEDGCHRIAYHGMTSTEADVYSWRRAQRDYGTGAQILSRLDLKQIRLLTNHPRRIVGLEGYGIRVVEQIPIEAPTPVTPTQAEPAEKKR, encoded by the coding sequence ATGCTCATCGTGGTCGACGACGAGGATCGGGAAAACGAAGGCGACCTGACCATCGCCGCCGAGAAGGTGACACCGGAAGCCATCAACTTCATGGCCAAGTTCGGGCGGGGCCTGATCTGTCTCTCCCTGACGGGAGAACGCCTGGACGAGCTGCAGGTTCCGCTGATGGTGAACGAGAACAACTCCCGCTACGGCACCGCCTTTTGCGTTTCGATCGAGGCCAGAGGGAAAGTCTCCACGGGAATCTCGGCGGCTGACCGCTCCCAGACGATTCTGACGGCCATCCACCCCGAAACCCGGCCCGGCGACCTGGTCAAGCCCGGTCACGTGTTCCCCCTGCGGGCCCGCCGAGGAGGTGTGCTGATTCGAGCCGGTCAGACCGAGGCGGCCGTCGACCTGGCACGCATCGCCGGCTTGAGACCGGCAGGCGTCATCTGCGAGATCATGAACGACGACGGCAGCATGTCCCGGGTCGGAGAACTGCACCGGTTTGCCACGGAACACGGGCTGAAGATGATTACGGTGGCCGATCTGATCAAATACCGGCTGCGGACCGAGTCATTCGTGAAGCTGGTGGCCGAGGCCGACCTGCCCACCGAGTTCGGCACCTTCCGGATGCTGGCCTTCGAGAGCGAGATCGAGCAGGAGACCCACGTGGCCCTGGTGTTCGGCACCATTCGTTCGGAGGAACCGGTGCTGGTCAGGGTTCACTCCCACTGCCTGACGGGGGATGTCTTTCATTCGATCCGGTGCGACTGCCGTTCCCAGATCGAACGCTGCATGCAGGCCATTGCCCAGGCCGGCAGCGGCGTGCTGCTCTACCTGCACCAGACCGGAAGGGGATTTCAGCTCAAGAAGGAGGACGGCTGCCATCGCATCGCCTACCACGGCATGACCTCCACCGAGGCGGATGTCTACAGTTGGCGTCGAGCCCAGCGGGACTACGGCACGGGCGCCCAGATTCTCTCCCGGCTGGACCTCAAGCAAATTCGGCTGCTGACCAACCACCCTCGCCGCATCGTCGGACTGGAGGGTTACGGGATTCGGGTGGTCGAACAAATACCCATCGAAGCGCCCACCCCGGTCACTCCAACTCAAGCCGAGCCGGCCGAGAAAAAGCGGTAG